The following proteins are encoded in a genomic region of Tenacibaculum sp. 190524A05c:
- a CDS encoding carboxymuconolactone decarboxylase family protein: MSTRIETLNPETTTGKSKELFDAVQSKLGFIPNLIKVFGNSPATLQSYLTLGELTASGNFTNKFREQLALAIAEENSCNYCLSAHTTIGKMNGLTDEQTELNRQGRSADAKVEAGLQLAQSITRNRGNISTEEIQAAKSAGYNDGDILEIVLNVVSNTLTNYVNHIADTEVDFPSVEAGKFTVNS, translated from the coding sequence ATGAGTACAAGAATAGAAACATTAAACCCAGAAACAACAACAGGTAAATCAAAAGAATTATTTGATGCAGTACAAAGCAAGTTAGGATTTATTCCTAACCTAATTAAAGTGTTTGGTAATTCGCCTGCAACATTACAAAGTTACCTAACATTAGGAGAGTTAACAGCAAGCGGAAACTTTACGAACAAGTTTAGAGAGCAATTAGCATTAGCTATCGCAGAGGAAAATAGTTGTAACTACTGTTTATCTGCACACACTACAATCGGAAAAATGAACGGTTTAACAGATGAGCAAACAGAATTAAATAGGCAAGGTCGTTCTGCAGATGCAAAAGTTGAAGCTGGATTACAATTAGCACAAAGCATTACTAGAAATAGAGGTAATATTTCTACAGAAGAAATTCAAGCAGCAAAGTCAGCTGGATACAATGATGGAGATATCTTAGAAATTGTATTAAATGTAGTTTCAAATACGTTAACAAACTACGTTAATCACATTGCAGATACAGAAGTAGATTTTCCATCTGTTGAGGCAGGTAAGTTCACAGTAAATTCATAA
- a CDS encoding cupredoxin domain-containing protein: MKKVIAILVLVLGISFSANAQDVKTVALEQTKGEFTQKSLTLSEGTYVFEIANSNVGKDVGFVLAPKGKTSQKDHIKEAYVTSLAKNNSKSSSKKVTLKKGEYVYFCPLNPTPQYTLIVK, encoded by the coding sequence ATGAAAAAAGTAATAGCAATTTTAGTATTAGTCTTAGGTATCTCTTTTAGTGCAAATGCACAAGATGTAAAAACAGTAGCATTAGAGCAAACTAAAGGTGAGTTCACTCAAAAATCATTAACCTTATCTGAAGGGACATATGTTTTTGAAATCGCAAACAGTAACGTTGGAAAAGATGTTGGATTTGTATTAGCGCCAAAAGGTAAGACTAGTCAAAAAGATCATATCAAAGAAGCTTATGTTACTTCTTTAGCAAAGAACAATTCAAAGTCTTCTTCTAAGAAAGTAACATTAAAAAAGGGAGAATATGTGTACTTCTGTCCACTTAACCCAACTCCTCAATATACACTTATCGTGAAGTAA
- a CDS encoding OmpA family protein — translation MSKRLMYLLGILLTISIGTYFSWKLCCSHDLDEEKQTQDEVNIEPKAYKNPTLYPFSIKDDSGNFSLNATDNFNFESSKYNFLSPVSSSLDMEIRKLKDYLTSTNNKSLSITGFYTPDEQNTSVYPNLGVARAISVKNYLNSKGVPSKIIDTYSEEKINMIADSLKVYYGPLAFSISELKDDSEELSKLGEFIKAHPLVLYFKTGQSNISLNSEERQELADIAKYLDKVEGSSCIITGHTDNTGDATVNLGLGQKRADFTKQYLVNNGIPSDKITAISKGQTEPIADNTTEEGKSKNRRTVITIK, via the coding sequence ATGAGTAAAAGATTAATGTATCTTCTTGGTATATTACTTACCATTTCAATTGGAACCTACTTCAGCTGGAAATTATGTTGTTCTCATGATTTAGACGAGGAAAAACAAACTCAAGATGAAGTTAATATTGAACCGAAAGCATATAAAAACCCTACTTTATATCCTTTTTCAATCAAAGATGATAGCGGAAACTTTTCATTAAACGCTACGGATAATTTTAATTTTGAAAGCTCAAAGTATAATTTTTTGAGCCCCGTATCTTCAAGTTTAGATATGGAAATAAGAAAATTAAAAGATTACTTAACCTCTACAAACAACAAGTCTTTATCTATTACCGGTTTTTATACTCCCGATGAACAAAACACATCTGTTTATCCTAATCTTGGAGTTGCGCGTGCCATTTCGGTGAAGAATTATTTAAACTCTAAAGGTGTTCCTTCAAAAATCATAGATACTTATTCAGAAGAGAAAATAAACATGATTGCAGATTCACTTAAAGTATATTATGGTCCTTTAGCTTTTTCTATTTCAGAATTAAAAGACGACTCAGAAGAGCTTTCTAAATTAGGTGAATTTATAAAAGCACATCCTTTAGTATTATACTTTAAGACTGGACAATCTAATATCAGTTTAAATTCAGAAGAAAGACAAGAACTTGCAGATATTGCTAAATATTTAGATAAAGTAGAAGGATCATCATGTATTATAACCGGACATACTGATAACACAGGTGATGCTACTGTAAATTTAGGTTTAGGACAAAAAAGAGCAGACTTTACAAAACAGTATTTAGTAAACAATGGTATTCCTTCTGATAAAATAACTGCAATATCAAAAGGTCAAACAGAACCAATTGCAGATAATACTACTGAAGAAGGAAAATCAAAGAATAGAAGAACAGTAATAACAATTAAATAA
- a CDS encoding ankyrin repeat domain-containing protein, which yields MKKIILTIALFLGAFATTVNATETPKAERITVTKYTEVSPFCTLIREGNYEAVKALIKSGADVNQKSTGLTPLMFAARYNRADIAKLLIANGAKLKAKSKRGYTALKWAKLAKANETMAVIKQAMDS from the coding sequence ATGAAAAAAATCATTTTAACCATCGCTTTATTTTTAGGAGCATTCGCAACAACAGTTAACGCAACAGAAACTCCTAAAGCAGAGAGAATTACTGTAACTAAGTATACTGAAGTTTCACCTTTTTGTACTTTAATTAGAGAAGGAAACTATGAAGCTGTAAAAGCTTTAATTAAAAGTGGAGCAGATGTAAACCAAAAGTCAACAGGATTAACACCATTAATGTTTGCAGCTCGTTATAACAGAGCAGATATTGCAAAATTATTAATTGCAAACGGAGCTAAGTTAAAAGCAAAATCTAAGAGAGGATATACGGCTTTAAAATGGGCGAAGTTAGCAAAGGCTAATGAAACAATGGCCGTTATTAAGCAAGCAATGGATAGTTAA
- a CDS encoding 50S ribosomal protein L25/general stress protein Ctc, with amino-acid sequence MQSITINGSQRESVGKSATKALRNAGQVPCVLYGGDKPVHFSADEKAFKSLVYTPNVYTASIEVDGQTYAAVLQDIQFHPVTDKILHIDFYQLFEDKAVTMEIPVRLVGNSKGVMIGGALRHNMRKLKVKALPANLPDFIEADITELEIGNKLYVTELANDNYTFLHPDNTVVAQVRMSRNAAKAAAETED; translated from the coding sequence ATGCAATCGATTACGATTAATGGATCTCAAAGAGAAAGCGTAGGTAAGTCAGCGACTAAAGCCTTACGTAATGCTGGACAGGTTCCTTGCGTATTATACGGAGGAGACAAGCCAGTACACTTTTCAGCTGATGAAAAAGCTTTTAAGAGCTTAGTGTATACTCCAAACGTATATACTGCTTCGATTGAAGTTGACGGTCAAACTTATGCGGCTGTTTTACAAGACATCCAGTTTCACCCAGTAACTGACAAAATTTTACACATCGACTTTTATCAATTATTTGAAGATAAAGCGGTAACTATGGAAATTCCTGTAAGATTAGTTGGTAACTCTAAAGGGGTTATGATTGGTGGTGCTTTACGTCACAACATGCGTAAATTAAAAGTGAAAGCTTTACCAGCAAATTTACCTGATTTTATTGAAGCTGATATCACAGAATTAGAAATTGGTAACAAACTTTATGTTACTGAATTAGCAAACGATAACTATACTTTCTTACACCCAGACAACACTGTGGTTGCTCAAGTTCGTATGTCTCGTAATGCTGCTAAAGCTGCTGCAGAAACTGAAGATTAA
- a CDS encoding ribose-phosphate pyrophosphokinase, whose translation MSTTQLSPKLFACSQSTELAEKIAKEFNAELGNVKTTHFSDGEFQPAFEESVRGRRVFIIGSTFPSADNLMEMLLMLDAAKRASARHITAVMPYFGWARQDRKDKPRVAIGAKLVANLLQAAGATRIMTMDLHADQIQGFFEKPVDHLYASTIFMSYIESLQLENLTIASPDMGGSKRAYAYSKYLASEVVICYKQRKKANVIEHMELIGEVKGKNVILVDDMIDTGGTLTRAADLMVERGAKSVRAICTHPILSGSAYDRIENSKLTELIVSDTIPLKKQISKIKVVSCAPLFADVMRKVQTNTSISDQFLM comes from the coding sequence ATGTCAACGACACAATTATCGCCAAAGCTTTTCGCTTGTTCACAAAGTACAGAGCTTGCAGAAAAAATAGCTAAGGAATTTAATGCTGAATTAGGAAACGTAAAAACTACTCACTTTAGTGATGGTGAATTTCAACCTGCTTTCGAAGAATCTGTAAGAGGTCGCCGAGTTTTTATTATTGGATCTACTTTTCCAAGCGCAGATAATTTAATGGAAATGTTATTAATGTTAGATGCTGCTAAACGCGCTTCTGCACGTCATATAACAGCTGTTATGCCTTATTTTGGTTGGGCAAGACAAGACAGAAAAGATAAACCTAGAGTAGCTATTGGTGCAAAATTAGTTGCAAATTTATTACAAGCAGCTGGTGCAACAAGAATTATGACTATGGATTTACATGCTGATCAAATTCAAGGTTTTTTCGAAAAGCCAGTTGATCATTTATACGCTTCAACAATCTTCATGTCGTACATTGAAAGTTTACAGTTAGAAAACTTAACTATTGCCTCTCCAGATATGGGAGGATCTAAAAGAGCTTATGCTTATTCTAAATATTTAGCTAGTGAAGTTGTAATTTGTTACAAGCAACGTAAGAAGGCTAATGTAATTGAGCACATGGAGCTTATTGGAGAAGTAAAAGGTAAGAACGTAATCTTAGTTGATGATATGATTGATACTGGAGGAACTCTTACTAGAGCTGCAGATTTAATGGTAGAAAGAGGTGCAAAATCGGTAAGAGCAATTTGTACTCACCCAATACTTTCTGGAAGCGCATACGACCGAATAGAAAACTCAAAATTAACAGAGTTAATTGTCTCAGATACAATTCCTTTGAAAAAGCAGATTTCTAAAATAAAAGTTGTATCTTGCGCGCCCTTATTCGCTGATGTGATGCGTAAAGTGCAAACAAACACATCTATTAGCGATCAATTTTTAATGTAA
- the uvrC gene encoding excinuclease ABC subunit UvrC, translating into MPTSLELQVKTLPNSPGVYQYFDKEDVIIYVGKAKNLKKRVSSYFTKNHEYGKTRVLVKKIVRIEHIVVNTETDALLLENNLIKKYKPRYNVLLKDDKSYPWICIKKERFPRVFLTRRVIKDGSEYYGPYISVKTVQNLLDLIKQLYPLRTCNYDLSEPKINSGKYKVCLEYHLKNCKGPCEAYQDENSYMDNIKKIRNIIKGNFKESLESLHKIMMEYAESMNFEEAQLIKEKLVSLQNYQAKSTIVNPSINNVDVFSIISDETHGYANFFKIMNGSIIQSYTTEIKKKLEETDKELLELFIVETRQRFNSLSREIYVPFDVDLGENLKVTVPKLGDKKRIVELSQRNAKYYRQEQFKQIKIVDPDRHVRRIMAQMKKDLRLSQEPVHIECFDNSNIQGTNPVAACVVFKDGKPSKKDYRHFNIKTVEGPDDFASMEEVVFRRYKRLLQEDKPLPQLIVIDGGKGQLSSALKSLDVLGLRGKIAIIGIAKRLEEIYYPGDNIPLYLDKKSETLKIIQYLRNEAHRFGITFHRNKRSKSAIQSELEMIPDVGKQTITNLLRKFKSAKRVKSATLDELIEVVGNARAQKIYKYFHSKE; encoded by the coding sequence ATGCCAACATCTTTAGAACTTCAAGTAAAAACATTGCCTAATTCTCCTGGGGTTTATCAGTATTTTGATAAGGAGGATGTTATAATTTATGTAGGTAAAGCAAAGAATCTAAAGAAGAGAGTTTCTTCATACTTCACAAAAAACCATGAATACGGTAAAACAAGAGTCTTAGTTAAAAAGATTGTTCGTATTGAACATATTGTTGTAAATACAGAGACCGATGCATTATTATTGGAGAATAATCTTATTAAGAAGTACAAACCTCGATATAATGTATTATTGAAAGATGACAAATCTTATCCTTGGATTTGTATTAAGAAAGAACGTTTTCCGAGAGTATTTTTAACAAGAAGAGTAATTAAAGATGGTTCAGAATATTATGGTCCGTATATAAGTGTAAAAACGGTTCAGAATCTTTTAGATTTAATAAAGCAATTGTATCCTTTAAGAACTTGTAATTACGATTTAAGTGAACCGAAGATCAATTCAGGTAAATATAAGGTGTGTTTAGAATATCACTTAAAGAATTGTAAGGGTCCATGCGAAGCTTATCAGGATGAAAACTCTTACATGGATAACATCAAGAAAATTCGCAATATTATAAAAGGGAATTTTAAAGAGAGTTTAGAGAGCTTACATAAAATCATGATGGAGTATGCGGAGTCAATGAATTTTGAAGAAGCACAACTTATAAAAGAAAAGCTAGTTTCTTTACAGAATTATCAGGCAAAATCAACCATAGTTAATCCGTCAATTAATAATGTAGATGTATTCTCAATAATTTCAGATGAAACGCATGGGTATGCTAATTTCTTCAAGATTATGAATGGTTCAATTATTCAATCGTATACAACTGAAATTAAAAAGAAGTTAGAAGAAACAGATAAAGAATTGTTAGAACTATTTATTGTAGAAACACGCCAACGATTCAATTCTTTATCAAGAGAAATTTATGTTCCTTTTGATGTTGATTTAGGAGAGAATTTAAAAGTAACGGTTCCTAAGTTAGGTGATAAAAAACGAATTGTAGAGCTTTCTCAAAGGAATGCTAAATACTACAGACAGGAACAGTTCAAACAAATTAAAATTGTAGATCCAGATCGACATGTAAGAAGGATTATGGCTCAAATGAAAAAAGATCTTCGTTTAAGCCAAGAGCCTGTTCATATTGAATGTTTTGATAACTCGAATATTCAAGGAACAAATCCTGTTGCTGCTTGTGTTGTTTTTAAAGATGGTAAGCCAAGTAAGAAAGATTATCGTCATTTTAATATAAAAACAGTTGAAGGTCCAGATGATTTTGCATCTATGGAAGAGGTGGTGTTTAGACGTTATAAAAGACTGTTACAAGAAGATAAACCTTTACCGCAGTTAATTGTTATCGACGGAGGAAAAGGTCAGTTATCATCAGCGCTTAAAAGTTTGGATGTTTTAGGGTTAAGAGGAAAGATCGCTATTATAGGTATTGCAAAACGGTTAGAAGAAATTTATTATCCTGGTGATAATATTCCGTTGTATTTGGATAAGAAATCTGAAACACTTAAAATAATTCAATACTTACGAAACGAGGCACATCGATTTGGAATTACTTTTCACAGAAATAAAAGAAGTAAAAGTGCAATTCAGTCTGAATTAGAAATGATTCCAGATGTTGGTAAACAAACCATAACAAATCTGTTACGTAAATTTAAATCAGCAAAGCGAGTAAAAAGTGCTACTTTAGATGAGTTGATTGAGGTTGTAGGGAATGCCAGAGCTCAAAAAATTTATAAGTATTTTCACTCGAAAGAATAG